In the genome of Bacteroidales bacterium, one region contains:
- a CDS encoding PQQ-binding-like beta-propeller repeat protein produces MLQSIQKQTYSNTLGTLVFISFSILFTNSFAQNNSITPSYLVDDIKEQPKIDWVFNINSPIFSSPIVSDTTVYFGGLDSTLYALNIKTGRENWKFRTNGEIRSNICINNDFLYLNGGDGILYALSKTTGEKVWTFKTKGEKKYDFADYFHSSPALANGILYFGSGDGNLYAINAETGILVWQYQTGNVVHTTPTIDNNKIFFGSFDGYVYALNLSSGELVWKFKTVGHQYFPIGEVQGSPSTFNHLVFIGARDYNIYALDQEKGYCHWNKAFTRGWGLCNNVHDSILYIGSADERVLIAANPETGKEYWKKNMEFLVFGNNAYSKSMMYLGTTIGKLHGISLSTGEKMWSFETFSYQKNRIKYFKPDDSYRDDIYSIIKSNGQFLEVEYELGGIFSTPYISNEVIIFTSTNGILYCLKR; encoded by the coding sequence ATGTTACAGTCCATTCAAAAGCAAACCTATTCAAATACATTAGGAACACTGGTGTTTATATCATTTAGCATCTTATTCACTAATTCTTTTGCCCAAAATAATTCAATTACTCCCTCTTATCTCGTAGATGATATTAAAGAGCAGCCTAAAATCGATTGGGTTTTTAATATTAATTCCCCAATATTTTCCTCCCCCATTGTAAGCGATACTACGGTTTACTTTGGTGGTCTCGATAGTACCCTATACGCTCTAAATATCAAAACAGGTAGAGAAAATTGGAAATTTAGAACAAATGGTGAAATCCGCTCAAATATCTGCATTAACAATGATTTCCTATATTTAAATGGTGGAGATGGAATTTTATACGCTTTAAGTAAAACGACTGGGGAGAAAGTATGGACGTTTAAAACAAAGGGAGAAAAAAAATATGATTTTGCCGATTATTTTCACTCCTCTCCTGCTTTGGCAAATGGGATTCTCTACTTCGGCTCTGGGGATGGAAATTTATATGCCATTAACGCAGAAACAGGTATTTTAGTCTGGCAATATCAGACAGGAAATGTTGTCCATACCACTCCAACAATTGATAATAACAAGATATTCTTTGGTTCATTCGATGGGTATGTGTATGCTTTAAACCTTTCGTCAGGTGAATTGGTCTGGAAGTTCAAGACAGTAGGTCATCAATACTTTCCAATTGGTGAAGTTCAAGGATCTCCTTCGACTTTTAACCATCTAGTTTTTATTGGTGCTAGAGATTATAATATCTATGCACTTGATCAGGAAAAGGGATATTGTCATTGGAACAAAGCATTTACCCGAGGTTGGGGTCTTTGTAATAATGTCCATGATTCAATACTGTACATTGGTTCTGCTGATGAGCGTGTTTTGATTGCTGCAAATCCCGAAACAGGGAAAGAGTATTGGAAAAAAAATATGGAGTTTCTTGTTTTTGGGAATAATGCATACAGCAAAAGCATGATGTATTTGGGTACAACCATAGGTAAACTTCACGGTATCAGTTTAAGTACTGGGGAAAAAATGTGGAGTTTTGAAACTTTCTCCTATCAGAAAAATCGTATCAAATATTTCAAACCCGATGACTCCTACAGGGATGATATTTACTCAATTATCAAATCAAATGGGCAGTTTCTTGAGGTAGAATATGAGCTAGGAGGTATATTCTCTACACCATATATTTCAAATGAGGTCATTATTTTTACAAGCACTAACGGGATTTTATACTGTTTAAAGAGATAA
- a CDS encoding YceI family protein encodes MIKNIIPLLFLLFPLLGNSQGVLFYTNSGKVNFTSDAPLEVIKASSNSVAGAVKSSDRSFAFSVLVKSFEGFNSSLQRTHFNENYLESDKYPKITFEGKIIEDINLGKDGTYNIRGKGKFSVHGVTQERIIPCKIIVSNGKLSISANFTVFLDDHNIKIPAIVNQKIAEEILVSINIEMIIKK; translated from the coding sequence ATGATTAAAAATATCATCCCCCTATTATTTCTTTTATTCCCTCTACTTGGCAATTCTCAGGGAGTTCTGTTCTATACAAATTCTGGTAAGGTGAATTTCACATCCGACGCACCTTTGGAGGTAATAAAAGCATCGTCTAATTCAGTAGCAGGAGCGGTGAAATCATCTGATAGATCTTTTGCTTTTAGTGTGCTTGTAAAAAGTTTTGAAGGATTCAATAGCAGTTTACAGCGTACGCATTTTAACGAGAACTACCTTGAATCAGATAAGTATCCAAAAATTACATTCGAGGGTAAAATAATTGAGGATATTAATCTAGGAAAAGATGGTACATATAATATACGAGGGAAAGGTAAATTCTCCGTACATGGCGTAACTCAAGAGAGGATAATACCTTGTAAAATTATTGTTAGTAACGGTAAACTTTCTATATCAGCAAATTTTACAGTATTTCTGGATGATCATAATATCAAAATCCCTGCAATTGTAAATCAGAAAATTGCCGAAGAAATTCTGGTCTCTATCAATATCGAGATGATAATTAAGAAATGA
- a CDS encoding SpoIIE family protein phosphatase: MKNKKDVNVNTIFQDKSGFIWVGTNQGLVKYNGIEFTPFTTENSLLSNEITAITQDSAGIMWIGHQNGSISIYDGENFAPFKPEEGISSVEISSFLISKSNTVWFTTYGEGVYYWGGKNRKRVYNINTDDGLLDNYTYSIVQGENSNIYISTDKGICVYDTTKQAIVDSITMSDGLPDNIVKHLCFTPDKKLWIAMEDGGLCSYDIETKKFNLVSNWIFGSINDFVIVNPSEFWISTKRNGIVKLNIDANGVAWYKEYGKSQGLSVQTKTVFLDREHNIWISSKEGLTLRKNNCIEFLDEHDNFNIKNIYNLAFDKKGCIWVASQEGLFKVIISEMGKISVQKVLDNPTSFLLFISVYCDSEGFIWAGTYGYGVYRINPDDLTYKVFNTNNGLANNNVISISGKKDTILFSTTGGGVSIYDSKNPKSFKTLSIDNGLTSNYIYCSFIDSKSRLWFGTDGGGIACMTKGVFQKCEDQRDSLFSRVFYSITEDQSGKIWFASADKGIYIYDGSAFKTINEINGLRTNSIRSITRTRDGKIMLVSNEGIDLYDETNKTFEYWGEEDKVAYQEPSLNSAVTDSKGTIWIGTQEGVISYTPSMDTTIQQEPNLQITHRLLYSKQVSQFKTKFSYTQNYFTFQYIGLWYKAPAKLQYRYKLEGADIGWSAPTRTLQANYSNLSPGNYRFVVEVSHIPGKWISSPNATYSFIIKPPFYFTWWFISAMVIIIVIGIFAIIKYRTAKLERDKDILEEEVRKRTREIQMQKEEIETQRDEIEEQHQFVTEQRDRIATQNRDIKSSIEYASRIQQAMLPPIELIKHYFKEYFILYQPRDIVSGDFYYFNQREGKVIFAAADCTGHGVPGAFMSMLGVTLLNDVVTDINDFSAAKILTELRVRIKAALRQKGFDGETRDGMDISLCVFDPLKKRINFAGAYNPLFVVRNNELSVYAADKMPIGVFPREDDFTDQYVDLVENDMIYIFTDGYHDQLGGERNTKFLIKNFRNLIVEITNHPAQLQKELLAERIDLWRDEHSQTDDMLVIGIRI; this comes from the coding sequence ATGAAGAACAAGAAGGATGTAAATGTAAATACTATCTTTCAGGATAAATCAGGCTTTATATGGGTTGGAACAAATCAGGGATTAGTAAAATACAATGGCATAGAATTCACCCCTTTTACAACGGAAAATAGCCTATTAAGCAATGAAATTACTGCAATTACTCAGGATTCAGCGGGTATTATGTGGATTGGTCATCAGAATGGTAGTATAAGTATATATGATGGAGAGAATTTTGCTCCCTTTAAACCAGAAGAGGGGATAAGTTCTGTTGAAATATCAAGTTTTTTAATATCAAAATCCAATACTGTTTGGTTTACAACATATGGCGAAGGAGTCTATTATTGGGGTGGTAAAAATCGTAAACGTGTATACAATATCAATACCGATGATGGTTTGTTAGATAACTATACCTATTCCATTGTTCAAGGAGAAAATTCAAATATTTACATATCTACCGATAAAGGAATTTGTGTTTACGACACCACAAAACAAGCCATTGTGGATAGTATTACCATGTCCGATGGCTTACCCGATAATATTGTAAAACATCTTTGTTTCACGCCTGATAAAAAACTCTGGATTGCGATGGAGGATGGAGGCCTATGCAGTTATGATATTGAAACAAAAAAATTCAATTTAGTCAGCAATTGGATATTTGGTAGCATCAATGATTTTGTGATAGTTAACCCCTCTGAGTTTTGGATAAGCACAAAACGAAATGGAATTGTAAAACTTAATATTGATGCAAACGGTGTTGCTTGGTACAAAGAATATGGTAAATCCCAAGGTTTATCAGTGCAAACCAAAACTGTATTCCTCGATCGTGAGCATAACATTTGGATTAGCTCAAAGGAGGGCTTAACCCTTCGTAAGAACAACTGCATTGAATTCCTCGATGAACATGATAACTTCAATATAAAGAACATCTACAACCTTGCATTCGACAAGAAAGGGTGCATTTGGGTTGCCTCTCAGGAGGGTCTTTTTAAGGTTATTATCTCCGAAATGGGGAAGATATCGGTTCAAAAGGTGTTGGATAACCCTACTAGTTTCTTACTATTCATATCTGTTTATTGTGATTCGGAAGGATTTATTTGGGCTGGAACCTATGGCTATGGCGTTTATCGAATTAATCCAGATGATTTAACCTATAAAGTTTTCAATACTAACAATGGGTTGGCTAACAATAATGTAATATCTATCAGCGGGAAAAAGGATACCATCCTCTTTTCGACTACTGGTGGTGGTGTTTCAATCTACGATTCTAAAAACCCAAAATCATTTAAAACGCTATCAATTGATAACGGTCTAACATCAAATTACATATATTGTTCTTTTATTGATTCCAAGAGTAGGCTTTGGTTTGGAACCGATGGCGGAGGTATTGCTTGTATGACTAAAGGGGTATTTCAAAAATGCGAAGATCAACGCGATTCTCTTTTCAGCCGTGTATTCTATTCAATCACCGAAGATCAATCTGGAAAAATTTGGTTTGCCAGTGCCGATAAGGGTATTTATATCTATGATGGCTCAGCCTTTAAAACTATCAACGAGATAAATGGCCTTAGAACAAACTCAATTCGAAGTATCACTCGTACACGCGATGGTAAAATTATGCTTGTAAGCAACGAGGGTATTGATTTATATGATGAAACAAACAAAACATTCGAGTACTGGGGCGAAGAAGATAAGGTTGCATATCAGGAGCCAAGCCTTAATTCCGCTGTAACTGATTCTAAAGGGACTATTTGGATTGGTACGCAGGAGGGAGTTATTAGCTATACCCCATCAATGGATACAACAATTCAGCAAGAACCAAACCTACAGATTACTCATAGATTACTCTACTCAAAGCAGGTTTCACAATTTAAAACAAAATTCAGCTATACCCAAAATTACTTTACATTCCAGTATATTGGACTTTGGTATAAAGCTCCTGCAAAATTGCAGTACAGGTATAAACTTGAGGGTGCCGATATTGGATGGAGTGCACCTACCAGAACTCTTCAGGCTAACTATTCTAACCTCAGTCCTGGTAATTATAGATTTGTTGTGGAGGTATCGCATATCCCTGGAAAATGGATTAGCAGCCCCAACGCAACTTACTCATTTATAATTAAACCCCCATTCTACTTTACATGGTGGTTTATTTCGGCAATGGTAATAATCATTGTTATTGGAATATTTGCAATTATTAAATACCGTACCGCAAAACTTGAACGTGATAAGGATATACTTGAAGAGGAGGTACGTAAACGTACTCGTGAAATACAAATGCAAAAGGAGGAGATTGAAACCCAGCGCGATGAAATTGAAGAGCAGCACCAGTTTGTTACTGAGCAAAGAGATCGGATAGCAACTCAAAACAGAGATATAAAATCAAGCATTGAGTATGCTAGTAGAATTCAGCAGGCAATGCTTCCTCCAATCGAACTGATAAAGCACTACTTCAAGGAGTATTTCATACTTTATCAACCTCGTGATATTGTTAGCGGCGATTTTTACTATTTTAACCAGCGTGAGGGAAAAGTTATTTTTGCAGCGGCAGACTGCACAGGACATGGTGTCCCGGGTGCATTCATGAGCATGCTGGGGGTAACGCTGCTCAACGATGTTGTTACTGATATCAATGACTTTAGTGCGGCTAAAATCCTCACAGAACTTCGAGTTAGGATTAAAGCGGCCTTGCGACAAAAGGGTTTTGATGGTGAAACAAGGGATGGTATGGATATCTCATTATGTGTCTTTGATCCATTAAAGAAGAGAATAAACTTTGCTGGAGCATATAATCCGCTTTTTGTGGTTAGAAATAATGAGTTAAGCGTATATGCTGCTGATAAAATGCCGATTGGCGTATTTCCTCGGGAAGATGATTTTACTGATCAGTACGTTGATTTAGTGGAGAATGATATGATTTACATTTTCACCGACGGTTATCATGACCAATTGGGCGGTGAAAGGAATACTAAATTTTTGATTAAAAACTTCCGAAATCTTATTGTTGAAATTACCAATCACCCAGCTCAGTTACAAAAAGAATTACTAGCCGAAAGAATAGATCTATGGAGGGATGAGCATTCTCAGACCGATGATATGCTTGTTATTGGGATAAGGATATAG
- a CDS encoding TlpA family protein disulfide reductase, with translation MIRLILTFLISSVFFISQASAQFTYKWMNHKISVKSNIELRSSNGSNEFHLEGNGISIDFATLGGMEGINGLASSLDTYASAFGYKTSGKAREIWDVKTMAVARLDGQRGDRSMILCLMASKDFKRHFTCEILFSEDQRDNIESIIKGISFESGSTYENTVSNEQNNDAIKTNDDHQVAVDEGNEDITQPNDNHKNSIEVGSFAPDFTLNDINGKSLNLSSFKEKIVLLDFWGTWCGPCIKSIPKLKELYNKYGSSKFEIISIANDVNASKWKNTVLAKEMKWRNVIDQNEKVCKLYQIKAYPSLFLVDKNGKFVAIQTSDYEVEEYLKQNGASTSNQSTQVTHEYNQPQQETENVINNEAVTNNHPTGTPVQRLTWQILSTYSPDGYFILDEFYKAPTEYGGQTQSGDDDFTTWIDGQSEEDIVKSLNTVVHEMDHGFTGRVYLKILKEANKPIEDGGYSAFYLGNKETRLVRHTDVFVSKEINSVYPSNLVTSRYQTYVYPSEPIMGSQQSGVYGLLDEWNAYYNGTKTSFDLYNYYKEKRNDASGWSEFFSDYYGTYYAYLEFKSYILVYMMYAKNNYPQIYQGFMGNSDLLYSLKKTDEIWKSLIINFKSLRTKIMADLSSRGMDVEEKDGFIFINGSGTGNFSETYNKFQEELKKPEYQEIVHALGFEYAGGPEF, from the coding sequence ATGATCAGGTTGATTTTGACTTTCCTTATCTCATCCGTTTTTTTCATCTCACAAGCCTCAGCCCAGTTCACCTACAAATGGATGAATCACAAGATTTCTGTAAAATCGAATATTGAACTTCGTAGTAGCAACGGCTCAAACGAATTTCACCTTGAGGGCAATGGGATATCAATCGACTTTGCAACCCTTGGAGGTATGGAAGGAATTAATGGCTTAGCATCTTCATTAGACACCTACGCCTCTGCATTTGGTTATAAAACATCTGGAAAAGCACGTGAAATTTGGGACGTTAAAACCATGGCTGTTGCTAGGCTTGATGGGCAAAGAGGCGATCGTAGCATGATTTTATGCCTTATGGCTTCAAAGGACTTTAAAAGACATTTTACTTGTGAAATATTATTTTCTGAGGATCAACGTGATAATATAGAATCCATAATAAAAGGAATTTCATTTGAATCGGGATCTACTTACGAAAATACTGTTTCCAATGAACAAAATAACGATGCAATTAAAACTAATGATGATCATCAAGTTGCTGTTGATGAAGGAAATGAAGATATTACACAGCCTAATGATAATCATAAAAATAGCATAGAAGTTGGGTCATTTGCTCCCGATTTTACGTTAAATGATATCAATGGAAAATCGTTAAACCTTTCATCCTTTAAAGAAAAAATTGTATTGTTAGATTTTTGGGGTACTTGGTGTGGCCCTTGCATTAAATCAATCCCCAAATTAAAAGAGTTGTATAATAAGTATGGTAGTTCAAAATTTGAAATTATCAGCATAGCCAACGATGTGAATGCTAGTAAGTGGAAAAACACGGTATTAGCCAAGGAAATGAAATGGCGCAATGTGATTGATCAGAACGAAAAGGTTTGTAAATTATATCAGATCAAAGCATACCCTTCACTTTTCCTGGTAGATAAAAACGGAAAATTCGTTGCCATCCAAACTAGCGATTATGAGGTTGAAGAATACCTTAAGCAGAATGGAGCTTCTACCTCAAACCAATCCACTCAAGTAACTCATGAGTATAATCAGCCACAGCAGGAAACAGAGAATGTAATAAATAATGAAGCGGTTACTAATAATCATCCTACTGGAACGCCTGTTCAAAGGCTTACATGGCAAATTCTAAGCACCTATTCTCCCGATGGATATTTTATTCTGGATGAATTTTATAAAGCACCTACTGAGTATGGTGGGCAAACCCAATCAGGTGATGATGATTTTACTACATGGATTGATGGGCAATCGGAGGAGGATATTGTAAAATCATTGAATACTGTTGTACATGAGATGGATCATGGATTTACAGGAAGAGTTTACCTTAAAATTCTTAAGGAAGCCAATAAACCTATAGAAGATGGGGGTTATTCTGCTTTTTATCTTGGTAATAAGGAAACAAGACTTGTACGTCATACGGATGTTTTTGTATCAAAGGAAATTAATTCTGTTTACCCGTCAAACCTTGTAACTTCGCGTTATCAGACCTATGTATATCCATCTGAGCCCATTATGGGGTCACAGCAGAGCGGGGTGTATGGTTTGTTAGATGAATGGAATGCCTATTATAATGGAACAAAGACCAGTTTTGATTTGTACAATTATTATAAGGAGAAGAGGAACGATGCTTCTGGTTGGTCTGAGTTTTTCTCTGATTACTATGGTACTTACTATGCATACCTTGAATTTAAGAGCTATATCCTTGTTTATATGATGTATGCAAAGAATAATTACCCACAGATTTATCAGGGATTTATGGGTAATAGCGATTTGCTTTATTCCCTAAAGAAAACTGATGAAATTTGGAAGTCGTTGATCATCAATTTCAAAAGTTTAAGAACTAAGATTATGGCAGATCTCTCATCAAGAGGCATGGATGTAGAAGAAAAAGATGGATTTATATTTATTAATGGTTCAGGTACTGGTAATTTTTCAGAAACTTATAACAAATTCCAAGAAGAACTTAAAAAGCCCGAATACCAAGAAATAGTTCATGCTCTAGGGTTTGAATACGCTGGTGGTCCTGAGTTTTAA